CGGCCTCTTCGGGTCGTTGAACTCGAAGAACTGGGTTTTGACCTTTCCGATGTTTCCTGTCTTTTGCACAGCGTGAATGAAACCGGACCGCGGCCCGGTGAATTGGCGCGGCACTTTACGGTTCGCCGCCGGTTTGCACCAAGGTTTTTTATCTCGTGCTCAGTTCAAGCCTGCTCAAGGGCCTGGTCCAGGTCCGCCAGCAGATCATCGATGTGCTCGAGCCCGATGCTCAGGCGCACGAGTTCCGGCGTGATGCCGCCCGCGCGTTGCGCCGCTTCACTCAATTGCGAGTGCGTGGTGGTGGCCGGATGAATCGCAAGGCTCTTGGCGTCGCCCACGTTCGCCAGGTGCGCGAACAGTTTCAGGTGGTCAATGAAGTTCTTGCCGGCCGCCGCGCCGCCCTTGATGCCGAAGATGACCATGGAGCCGCCCTTGCCGCGCAGATATTTCTGGTTGCGGGCATATTCCGGGTCGTCTTTCAGGCCGGGAAACCGCACCCATTCCACGCGCGGATGCGCCTTGAGATGCTGCGCCACGGCCAGGGCATTTTGGCAGTGCCGCTCCATGCGCAACGGCAGGGTTTCAATCCCCTGCAAAAACATCCACGAATTGTCCGGCGCAATGCACGAGCCCAGGTTGCGCAAAGGCACGGTGCGCATGCGCAGGATGAACGCCAGCGGCTTCAACGGCTCCGGCAAATCCACCCCCCAGCGCAGGCCATGGTAGCTGTTGTCCGGCGTTGTGTAGAGCGGATGCCGGCCCGCGGCCCAGTTGAATCGGCCGCTGTCCACCACCACGCCGCCCAGGCCGGTGCCGTGCCCGCCAAACCACTTCGTAAGCGAATGCACCACGATGTCGGCCCCGAAATCGAGCGGCCGCGTCAAGTAGGGTGTGGAGAAGGTGGAATCAACGATGAACGGAATCCCGTGCGCCTTGGCAATCTTCGCGACGGCTTCGAGATCGGTGATTTCCAGCGCCGGGTTGGAAACCGTTTCGCAAAACAACGCACGGGTCTTCGCATCGATGGCTTTGGCGA
The DNA window shown above is from Verrucomicrobiia bacterium and carries:
- a CDS encoding O-acetylhomoserine aminocarboxypropyltransferase/cysteine synthase family protein, producing MKFETLCLHGGYRPEATTQSCAVPIYRTSSYTFRNTEHAANLFALRELGNIYTRLMNPTTDVLEKRVALLEGAPEMGGLGLASGTSGIFYSLINVARAGDNIVSARNLYGGTYTQFNDILPALGITVKFVDSNDPDNFAKAIDAKTRALFCETVSNPALEITDLEAVAKIAKAHGIPFIVDSTFSTPYLTRPLDFGADIVVHSLTKWFGGHGTGLGGVVVDSGRFNWAAGRHPLYTTPDNSYHGLRWGVDLPEPLKPLAFILRMRTVPLRNLGSCIAPDNSWMFLQGIETLPLRMERHCQNALAVAQHLKAHPRVEWVRFPGLKDDPEYARNQKYLRGKGGSMVIFGIKGGAAAGKNFIDHLKLFAHLANVGDAKSLAIHPATTTHSQLSEAAQRAGGITPELVRLSIGLEHIDDLLADLDQALEQA